GTAAAATTTACTATGTAATTGATATTTTAATCAAGATTTTCGTTTTTTTCTGGCCAACATACGATGATATCTGCTTTTGAGTATCTGCTGCATTATTATACAGAATAGTTACTAACTTATGAATATGATGGGTTAGGTAATTGTGAATATCGAAGCAGAGAGATTGCATTCTCGAGTTGCATTTCTAAGTACTTTAGCCGGCTAATAAAGTTGCCTAGACGATAAGGGTAACTTGCACCAATTTCCAAAAGCACAAAATTATGAAGGTGAGAGGCGCTTTGTTGTTAACAGCGTTAAGTATGAGTCTAATGGCCAGTTGGGCGCAAAAGAAAACAGCCAATTGGATACAATATGTTAACCCATTAATTGGTACCGAAAAGATGGGGCACACTTATCCTGGCGCCACCGTTCCTTTTGGAGCGGTTCAGTTAAGTCCAGATACCGATACCATTCCATACGCCGTTAATGGTAAGTACAATCCGGATGTTTATAAGTATTGTGCTGGCTACCAATATACAGATCCAACTATTGTTGGATTTAGCCATACACATTTTAGCGGTACGGGCCATTCTGACTTAGGCGACTTTCTTATTATGCCAACTGTGGGCAACCTGCAACTGAATCCTGGCACTGCCGCTGCTCCGGAAACAGGTTATCGCTCAAGGTTCTCTCATCAAACTGAAGTGGCAGAACCCAACTATTATAAGGTGAAGTTGGAGGATGATAACATTCTGGCTGAACTTACTACAACTACTCGTGTAGGTTTTCATCAATATACCTTCCCAAAAACAGACCAGGCGCATATTATCCTTGATCTGATGCATGGCATTTATAACTACGATGATAAAAATGCCTGGACCTACTTACGTATTGAAAATGACACATTGGTTACCGGCTACCGTCAAACGATTGGATGGGCGCGTACACGTACTGTGTATTTTGCTATGACCTTCTCCAAGCCGTTTGTGTCTTATGGTAATAATGACTTTTCGGCAAAGCAACCGTATAGAGGTTTCTGGGGACGATTTGATCAGCGCCACAACTTTCCTGAGATAGCTGGCAAGCAGCTGCGCGCCTATTTTAATTTTAAAACAGAAGAAGGTGAGGCCATTAAAGTAAAATTTGCGCTTTCGCCGGTTAGTACTGCCAATGCCTTAGAGAACTTACGAAGAGAGATTCCTAATTGGAACTTTAACCAGGTAAAACAACAAGGGCAAGATCTGTGGAATATGGAGCTCGGAAAGGTAGATGTGAAACTGGCAGATAAAGGCGATATGATCAATTTCTACACAGCCTTGTATCATTCGTTTTTATCTCCGACAGTTTATATGGATGTGAATGGTGATTATAAAGGTTTGGACCAGAACAGGCACCAAGCAAAAGGATTTACAAATTATACCACTTTCTCCTTGTGGGATACTTATCGTGCCTTGCATCCGTTGTTTAACATCGTGCAGCCTAAACGTAATCGCGATATGATCCAATCTATGCTAGCGCATCAGGAGCAAAGTGCCGAACATATGTTGCCGATCTGGTCGCACTATGCCAATGAGAACTGGTGTATGAGCGGCTATCATAGTGTGTCTGTGATTGCTGATGCTGCCATTAAAGGGAATGTGGGTTATGATTTAAGCAAAGCTTTAGATGCTTGTGTACAAACAGCCAGAACCAATTACTTTGATGCATTAGGTGAGTATCGTAGGTTGGGTTATGTACCAGAAGATAAAAGAAGAGGAATTTCCGTTTCTACTACCTTAGAGTTTGCCTATGATGATTGGTGTATAGCGCAACTGGCTAAAAAGCTAAAGCGGAATGATATCTATGATGAGTTTATAAAGCGTTCAGCTAATTGGCGAAATGTATATGATTCTTCTATCGGTTATATGCGTCCAAAATTAAGCGATGGCAGTTTCCGTAAAGAGTTTGATGTACTATCTACCAACAACCAGGGTTTTATAGAAGGTAATGCCTGGAACTTTAGCTTATATGTGCCGCACGATCCTAAAGGCTTGATCAATGCAATGGGAGGTAACGAACGATTCATTCCACATCTGGACTCTTTATTCACCATGCACCTGCCGGATCAATTCTTTGAAGAAACAGAAGACATTACTCGGGATGGTATCATTGGTAATTATGTACATGGCAATGAACCGTCCCACCATGTAGCATATCTGTACAATTTTACCAATCAGCCTTGGAAGACACAAGAGCGGGTGCGTATGATATTAAAGAAGCAGTACCGCCCAGCGCCAGATGGCCTTGGCGGTAACGATGACTGTGGTCAAATGAGTGCCTGGTACATCTTTAGTTCGATGGGTTTTTATCCGGTAACGCCTGGTTCAGATCAATACCAGTTGGGTAGCCCGGCTGTATCACAAGCAACCATTAAACTGGAGAATGGAAAAACGTTTTCCATTCAAGCCATCAATCAAAGCGAGAAGAATGTATATGTGGAGAAGGTATTGCTGAATGGAAAGCCGTTAAATAGGACTTATCTCACGCATACTGATCTGATGAATGGAGGTAGTTTGGTTTTCTATATGTCGCCAAGTCCAGTTACGCTAGCTAAGGTTAAATAGAAGTAGCTATGTACAACTCGATTACAGAAGTGAAGGAATTGCTTCTGCTCAACAAGCAACAGGTGCCCTCAATACTGGGGACAGCCATGGTCGATGGGGCATTGATTGTTGTGTTTCGGCAGTATCGTTTTCACAAACAACTAAGTATTGAGTTGTACCAGGCTTCTTTTACCCAAGCAGGGAAAGTAAAGAACCCATTAGTATTGGTTTCACCGTTAGATCAGATCTGGAAACGGGAGGATGCTAAAGAATTAAAGTTCTTTTCAGCAATCAGTCGTTTTCAGAACCATCCCACTATGGTTCGGTCGGCGGCTGATCTGGATGCTTTGAAAGCGGTAATGGAAAACCCACTTTCCTTACGTTGCTTTTATCATAACACCGAGTTCTCAGAGAATATTGTGGCAGGCTCGTTGAAGGTGGTTGTAATAGGCGATACAATCAATAATGCTACACTATGGGTAAATAAAACGGCTTCAGACTATACACTTCACCTGCAGCTAACTGTTAATGAGGAACAGTTGGAGTGGAAAGATGTAGAAGTAAAGTATGACTACTTTATCATTCATAATGAGCAATTGCATTTGCTTGGAAACCTCACACTTCTAAATCTTGTTCAGTTTTTTAAACCGTATAGAAATGGGATGACCATTCCTGCAAGTCAGTTTGCAACCTTTCAAAAAGAAGTACTTGCCAAGTTAGAGGACAAGGTGA
This genomic interval from Flavisolibacter tropicus contains the following:
- a CDS encoding GH92 family glycosyl hydrolase; translation: MKVRGALLLTALSMSLMASWAQKKTANWIQYVNPLIGTEKMGHTYPGATVPFGAVQLSPDTDTIPYAVNGKYNPDVYKYCAGYQYTDPTIVGFSHTHFSGTGHSDLGDFLIMPTVGNLQLNPGTAAAPETGYRSRFSHQTEVAEPNYYKVKLEDDNILAELTTTTRVGFHQYTFPKTDQAHIILDLMHGIYNYDDKNAWTYLRIENDTLVTGYRQTIGWARTRTVYFAMTFSKPFVSYGNNDFSAKQPYRGFWGRFDQRHNFPEIAGKQLRAYFNFKTEEGEAIKVKFALSPVSTANALENLRREIPNWNFNQVKQQGQDLWNMELGKVDVKLADKGDMINFYTALYHSFLSPTVYMDVNGDYKGLDQNRHQAKGFTNYTTFSLWDTYRALHPLFNIVQPKRNRDMIQSMLAHQEQSAEHMLPIWSHYANENWCMSGYHSVSVIADAAIKGNVGYDLSKALDACVQTARTNYFDALGEYRRLGYVPEDKRRGISVSTTLEFAYDDWCIAQLAKKLKRNDIYDEFIKRSANWRNVYDSSIGYMRPKLSDGSFRKEFDVLSTNNQGFIEGNAWNFSLYVPHDPKGLINAMGGNERFIPHLDSLFTMHLPDQFFEETEDITRDGIIGNYVHGNEPSHHVAYLYNFTNQPWKTQERVRMILKKQYRPAPDGLGGNDDCGQMSAWYIFSSMGFYPVTPGSDQYQLGSPAVSQATIKLENGKTFSIQAINQSEKNVYVEKVLLNGKPLNRTYLTHTDLMNGGSLVFYMSPSPVTLAKVK